One genomic region from Camelus bactrianus isolate YW-2024 breed Bactrian camel chromosome 3, ASM4877302v1, whole genome shotgun sequence encodes:
- the ARAP3 gene encoding arf-GAP with Rho-GAP domain, ANK repeat and PH domain-containing protein 3 isoform X1 has product MAAPQDLDIAVWLATVHLEQYADAFRQHGLATAGAAQGLGPEELRQLGISATGHRKRILRLLQAGTAEVSLDPRLDSAMEPSPSPAPQAQPTKPVPKPRTVFGGLSGSTTTQRPGLSPALWRPEASKNPESSPRSSPVPTSSSEQPSALNTMEMMPNAIYFGLDLRGGAQPAQDMAPDSSQTAAPTPALRPTTGTVHIMDPGCLYYGVQPVGVSGAPDRREVRGVCQDRAEHRLSRQDLEAREDAGYASLELPGDSSLSLPTLDTETNDDLISPYASFSSTADRPTPLLSGWLDKLSPQGNYVFQRRFVQFNGRSLMYFGSDKDPFPKGVIPLTAIEMTRSSKDNKFQVITGQRVFVFRTESEAQRDTWCSTLQSCLKEQRLLGHPRPPQPPRPLRTGMLELRGHKAKVFAALSPGELALYKSEQAFSLGIGICFIELQGCSVRETKSRSFDLLTPHRCFRWGPDWQEAMLGARLLRETLGVQRTGASSVGYQCICTERSLVNGIKDVRRVRAGPGMACGGSCRGVGQMGGCPCPRTGCPPLSFTAESGGARQSWAAALQEAVTETLSDYEVAEKIWSNRANRHCADCGASRPDWAAVNLGVVICKQCAGQHRALGSGISKVQSLKLDTSVWSNEIVQFFIVLGNDRANRFWAGALPPGEGLHPDTTPGPRGEFISRKYRLGLFRKPHPQYPDHSQLLQALCAAVAGPSLLKNMTQLLCVEASEGEEPWSPSALNGSFPGLLPPDSSLGVYNEVVVPATYSSFLYCGPVSNKAGPPPPRRGRDAPPRLWCVLGAALEMFVSESSPEPLSLIQPQDVVCLGVSPPPTDPSDLDRFPFSFELILTGGRIQHFGTDGADSLEAWTSAVGKWFSPLSCHQLLGPGLLRLGRLWLRSPSHTALAPGLWLSGFGLLRGDHLFLCPASGPGPPAPEDLVHLRRLQEISVVSAADTPEKKEHLVLVETGRTLYLQAEGRLDFAAWNASIEGAAGGGGTGLQEQQMSRGDIPIIVDACISFVTQHGLRLEGVYRKGGARARSLRLLAEFRRDARSVKLRPGEHFVEDVTDTLKRFFRELDDPVTSARLLPRWREAAELPQKNQRLEKYKEVIGCLPRVNRRTLATLIGHLYRVQKCAALNQMCTRNLALLFAPSVFQTDGRGEHEVRVLQELIDGYISVFDIDPDQVAQIDLEVSLITTWKDVQLSQAGDLIMEVFIEQQLPDNCVTLKVSPTLTAEELTNQVLEIRGTAAGTDLWVTFEIREHGELERPLHPKERVLEQALQWCQLPEPCSASLLLRKVSLAQAGCLFTGLRRESPRVGLLRCREEPPRLLGNRFQERFFLLRGRCLLLLKEKKSSKPEREWPLEGAKVYLGIRKKFKPPTPWGFTLILEKMHLHLSCTDEDEMWDWTTSILKAQHDDQQPVVLRRRSSSDLAHQKFGTMPLLPIRGDDSGATLLSANQTLRRLHNRRTLSMFFPMKSSQESVEEQEELEEPVYEEPVYEEVGAFPELTEDTSTSFSTTREQTAKPETPLTNQRSFDQPLLTKAGPLGWEERPPEPPPGPPSKNLQARGSLEEQLLQELSNLILRKGETTVGLGSPSQPSSPQPLSPSSLPTQTPSFPTQAPCASSPPRSQPLT; this is encoded by the exons ATGGCTGCCCCTCAGGACCTGGACATCGCTGTGTGGCTGGCCACGGTGCACCTGGAGCAGTATGCAGACGCGTTCCGGCAGCATGGCCTGGCTACAGCGGGtgcagcccagggcctgggcccCGAGGAGCTGAGGCAGTTGGGCATCAGCGCCACAGGGCACCGGAAACGCATTCTGCGCCTGCTGCAGGCTGGCACTGCAGAGGTCTCCCTGGATCCCCGATTGGATAGTGCCATGGAGCCATCACCCAGCCCAGCTCCCCAAGCCCAGCCCACCAAGCCTGTGCCTAAGCCCAGGACAGTATTTGGTGGGCTCAGTGGCTCCACCACCACCCAGAGGCCTGGATTGAGTCCAGCCCTCTGGAGACCAGAAGCATCCAAGAACCCAGAGTCCAGCCCCAGGTCCtctcctgtccccacctcctcctcggAGCAGCCTTCAGCCTTAAATACTATGGAGATGATGCCCAATGCCATCTACTTCGGTCTGGACTTAAGAGGCGGGGCACAGCCAGCTCAGGACAT GGCCCCAGACAGCTCCCAgactgctgcccccacccctgctctcagGCCCACAACGGGCACAG TGCACATCATGGACCCTGGTTGCCTGTACTACGGTGTCCAGCCTGTGGGGGTCTCAGGGGCCCCCGATAGAAGAGAAGTCAGAGGTGTCTGTCAGGACAGGGCTGAACACAG GCTCAGCAGGCAGGATCTGGAGGCACGGGAGGATGCTGGCTATGCCAGCCTTGAGCTGCCCGGGGATTCCAGCCTCTCGCTGCCCACTCTGGACACAGAGACCAATGATGACCTCATTTCACCCTATGCCAGCTTCTCCTCCACGGCCGACCGCCCAACACCCCTGCTCAGTGGCTGGCTAGACAAGCTCTCTCCTCAGGG aaaCTACGTCTTCCAGAGGCGCTTTGTACAGTTCAATGGGAGGAGTCTGATGTACTTTGGCAGTGATAAG GACCCCTTCCCCAAGGGTGTGATCCCTTTGACCGCCATCGAGATGACTCGCAGCAGCAAGGACAACAAGTTCCAGGTCATCACCGGCCAGAGGGTGTTCGTATTCCGCACAGAGAGCGAGG CTCAGCGGGACACGTGGTGCTCCACTCTGCAATCCTGCCTGAAGGAGCAGCGCCTCCTGGGCCATCCTCGGCCCCCGCAGCCGCCCCGACCCCTCCGCACAGGCATGCTGGAGCTGCGTGGGCATAAGGCCAAGGTGTTTGCTGCCTTGAGCCCTGGAGAGCTGGCACTGTACAAGAGTGAGCAG GCCTTCTCTCTGGGCATCGGGATCTGCTTCATTGAGCTGCAAGGCTGCAGTGTCCGGGAGACCAAGAGTCGCAGCTTCGACCTGCTCACGCCCCATCGCTGCTTCAGGTGGGGCCCAGACTGGCAGGAGGCAATGCTGGGGGCAAGACTTTTGAGGGAGACCCTAGGGGTGCAAAGGACTGGAGCCTCTTCTGTAGGTTATCAGTGCATATGCACTGAAAGGAGTCTGGTAAATGGGATCAAGGATGTCAGGAGGGTCCGGGCTGGCCCAGGTATGGCCTGTGGTGGCTCCTGCAGGGGTGTGGGGCAGATGGGGGGTTGTCCATGCCCACGGACTGGCTGTCCACCCCTCAGCTTCACAGCCGAGTCTGGGGGGGCTCGGCAGAGCTGGGCGGCCGCTCTGCAGGAAGCAGTAACCGAGACCCTGTCTGACTACGAGGTGGCTGAGAAGATCTGGTCCAATCGGGCAAACCGGCACTGTGCGGACTGTGGGGCCTCCCGCCCAGACTGGGCCGCTGTCAACCTGGGGGTGGTCATCTGCAAGCAGTGTGCAG GTCAACATCGGGCCCTGGGTTCTGGGATCTCCAAGGTGCAGAGCCTGAAGCTGGACACAAGTGTCTGGAGTAATGAGATAGTGCAG tttttcatCGTCCTGGGAAATGATCGTGCCAACCGCTTCTGGGCAGGGGCACTACCCCCAGGTGAGGGGCTGCATCCAGATACCACCCCTGGCCCTCGGGGAGAGTTCATCTCCCGGAAATACCGGCTAGGTCTCTTCCGGAAGCCCCACCCTCAGTATCCAGATCACAGCCAGCTTCTCCAG GCACTGTGTGCAGCTGTAGCTGGACCCAGTCTGCTGAAGAACATGACCCAGCTCCTGTGTGTGGAGGCCTCTGAGGGCGAGGAGCCCTGGTCCCCCTCAGCCCTCAATGGTAGCTTCCCTGGTCTCCTGCCCCCAG ACTCCTCCCTTGGTGTGTACAACGAGGTGGTGGTGCCTGCCACTTACAGCAGCTTTCTGTACTGTGGTCCCGTCAGCAACAAAGCTGGACCCCCACCCCCTCGCAGGGGCCGAGATG CTCCCCCCCGACTGTGGTGCGTGCTGGGTGCAGCTCTGGAAATGTTTGTGTCAGAAAGCAGCCCTGAACCTCTCAGCCTCATCCAGCCCCAGGATGTTGTATGTTTGGGTGTGAGCCCCCCACCCACTGACCCAAGTGACCTGGACAG GTTTCCCTTTTCCTTTGAGCTTATCCTCACTGGGGGAAGGATCCAGCACTTTGGCACAGATGGAGCTGACAGCCTGGAGGCCTGGACCAGTGCCGTGGGCAAG TGGTTCTCCCCACTGAGCTGTCACCAACTGTTGGGCCCTGGGCTGCTGCGGCTGGGTCGCCTGTGGCTGCGGTCCCCCTCCCATACTGCCCTAGCCCCTGGCCTCTGGCTGTCTGGGTTTGGACTTCTTCGTGGAGACCACCTCTTCCTGTGTCCAGCATCAGGCCCTGGTCCCCCAGCCCCTGAGGACTTGGTGCATCTGCGGCGGCTACAGGAGATCA GTGTTGTCTCAGCAGCTGACAccccagaaaagaaagaacatttggTTCTGGTGGAGACAGGAAG GACCCTCTATCTGCAGGCAGAGGGCCGGCTGGATTTCGCAGCGTGGAACGCGTCCATTGAAGGGGCAGCTGGCGGGGGAGGCACAGGGTTGCAGGAACAGCAGATGAGCCGAGGTGACATCCCCATCATCGTGGATGCCTGCATCAGTTTTGTCACTCAGCATG GGCTCCGGCTGGAGGGCGTGTACCGGAAAGGGGGTGCCCGTGCCCGCAGCCTGCGGCTCCTGGCTGAATTCCGGCGAGATGCCAGGTCAGTGAAGCTCCGACCAGGGGAGCACTTTGTGGAGGATGTCACCGACACGCTCAAACGCTTCTTCCGGGAGCTTGATGACCCCGTGACCTCTGCACGCTTACTGCCTCGCTGGAGGGAGGCTGCAG AGCTGCCCCAGAAGAATCAGCGCCTGGAGAAATACAAAGAAGTGATTGGCTGCCTGCCACGGGTCAACCGCCGCACATTGGCCACCCTCATTGGGCATCTCTATCG GGTACAGAAGTGTGCAGCTCTGAACCAGATGTGCACGCGGAACCTGGCCCTGCTCTTTGCACCCAGCGTGTTCCAGACGGACGGGCGCGGGGAGCACGAGGTGCGGGTGCTGCAGGAACTCATCGACGGCTACATCTCTGTCTTTGAT ATTGACCCTGATCAGGTAGCCCAGATCGACTTGGAGGTCAGTCTTATCACCACCTGGAAGGATGTGCAG CTGTCCCAGGCTGGAGACCTCATCATGGAGGTTTTCATTGAACAGCAGCTCCCAGATAACTGTGTCACCCTGAAG GTGTCCCCGACACTGACTGCCGAGGAGCTGACTAACCAGGTACTGGAGATTCGGGGGACAGCAGCTGGGACGGACTTGTGGGTGACATTTGAGATTCGAGAGCATGGGGAGCTTG AGCGGCCACTGCACCCCAAGGAAAGGGTCCTAGAGCAAGCCCTACAATGGTGCCAGCTCCCAGAGCCCTGCTCAGCCTCCTTACTCTTGAGAAAAGTCTCTCTGGCCCAGGCCGGCTGCCTCTTCACAG GCCTCCGGCGTGAGAGCCCGCGGGTGGGGCTGTTGCGGTGTAGGGAGGAGCCGCCCCGCTTGCTGGGAAACCGCTTCCAGGAGAGGTTCTTTCTGCTGCGTGGCCGCTGCCTGCTGCTGCTCAAGGAGAAGAAG AGCTCTAAACCAGAACGGGAGTGGCCTTTGGAAGGTGCCAAGGTCTACTTGGGAATCCGGAAGAAGTTCAAGCCTCCCACCCC GTGGGGCTTCACGCTGATCCTGGAGAAGATGCACCT CCACCTGTCCTGCACTGACGAGGATGAGATGTGGGACTGGACCACCAGCATCCTCAAGGCCCAG CACGATGACCAGCAGCCAGTGGTATTACGACGCCGTTCCTCCTCTGACCTTGCCCATCAGAAGTTTGGCACCATGCCTTTGCTGCCCATCCGTGGGGATGACAGTGGGGCCACCCTACTTTCTGCTAACCAGACCCTG AGGCGACTTCACAACCGGAGGACCCTGTCCATGTTCTTT CCAATGAAGTCATCCCAGGAGTCTGTGGAGGAGCAAGAGGAACTAGAGGAGCCTGTGTATGAGGAGCCAGTGTACGAGGAAGTGGGGGCCTTCCCCGAGTTGACTGAGGACACTTCCACCTCCTTTTCCACCACCAGGGAGCAGACAGCCAAGCCAGAGACCCCCCTCACCAACCAGAGGTCCTTTGATCAACCCCTTCTGACCAAGGCAGGCcccctgggctgggaggagagacCGCCTGAGCCCCCTCCAGGCCCCCCTTCAAAGAACCTCCAGGCACGTGGGTCTCTGGAGGAACAGCTGCTTCAGGAGCTCAGCAACCTCATTCTGAGGAAGGGAGAGACCACCGTAGGCCTGGGCAGCCCCTCTCAGCCCTCCAGCCCCCAACCTTTGAGCCCCAGCAGCCTTCCAACACAGACGCCCAGCTTCCCCACCCAAGCTCCCTGTGCTTCCAGTCCACCCCGCAGCCAGCCCCTCACATGA
- the ARAP3 gene encoding arf-GAP with Rho-GAP domain, ANK repeat and PH domain-containing protein 3 isoform X2 encodes MAAPQDLDIAVWLATVHLEQYADAFRQHGLATAGAAQGLGPEELRQLGISATGHRKRILRLLQAGTAEVSLDPRLDSAMEPSPSPAPQAQPTKPVPKPRTVFGGLSGSTTTQRPGLSPALWRPEASKNPESSPRSSPVPTSSSEQPSALNTMEMMPNAIYFGLDLRGGAQPAQDMAPDSSQTAAPTPALRPTTGTVHIMDPGCLYYGVQPVGVSGAPDRREVRGVCQDRAEHRLSRQDLEAREDAGYASLELPGDSSLSLPTLDTETNDDLISPYASFSSTADRPTPLLSGWLDKLSPQGNYVFQRRFVQFNGRSLMYFGSDKDPFPKGVIPLTAIEMTRSSKDNKFQVITGQRVFVFRTESEAQRDTWCSTLQSCLKEQRLLGHPRPPQPPRPLRTGMLELRGHKAKVFAALSPGELALYKSEQAFSLGIGICFIELQGCSVRETKSRSFDLLTPHRCFRWGPDWQEAMLGARLLRETLGVQRTGASSVGYQCICTERSLVNGIKDVRRVRAGPGMACGGSCRGVGQMGGCPCPRTGCPPLSFTAESGGARQSWAAALQEAVTETLSDYEVAEKIWSNRANRHCADCGASRPDWAAVNLGVVICKQCAGQHRALGSGISKVQSLKLDTSVWSNEIVQFFIVLGNDRANRFWAGALPPGEGLHPDTTPGPRGEFISRKYRLGLFRKPHPQYPDHSQLLQALCAAVAGPSLLKNMTQLLCVEASEGEEPWSPSALNGSFPGLLPPDSSLGVYNEVVVPATYSSFLYCGPVSNKAGPPPPRRGRDAPPRLWCVLGAALEMFVSESSPEPLSLIQPQDVVCLGVSPPPTDPSDLDRFPFSFELILTGGRIQHFGTDGADSLEAWTSAVGKWFSPLSCHQLLGPGLLRLGRLWLRSPSHTALAPGLWLSGFGLLRGDHLFLCPASGPGPPAPEDLVHLRRLQEISVVSAADTPEKKEHLVLVETGRTLYLQAEGRLDFAAWNASIEGAAGGGGTGLQEQQMSRGDIPIIVDACISFVTQHGLRLEGVYRKGGARARSLRLLAEFRRDARSVKLRPGEHFVEDVTDTLKRFFRELDDPVTSARLLPRWREAAELPQKNQRLEKYKEVIGCLPRVNRRTLATLIGHLYRVQKCAALNQMCTRNLALLFAPSVFQTDGRGEHEVRVLQELIDGYISVFDIDPDQVAQIDLEVSLITTWKDVQLSQAGDLIMEVFIEQQLPDNCVTLKVSPTLTAEELTNQVLEIRGTAAGTDLWVTFEIREHGELERPLHPKERVLEQALQWCQLPEPCSASLLLRKVSLAQAGCLFTGLRRESPRVGLLRCREEPPRLLGNRFQERFFLLRGRCLLLLKEKKSSKPEREWPLEGAKVYLGIRKKFKPPTPWGFTLILEKMHLHLSCTDEDEMWDWTTSILKAQHDDQQPVVLRRRSSSDLAHQKFGTMPLLPIRGDDSGATLLSANQTLPMKSSQESVEEQEELEEPVYEEPVYEEVGAFPELTEDTSTSFSTTREQTAKPETPLTNQRSFDQPLLTKAGPLGWEERPPEPPPGPPSKNLQARGSLEEQLLQELSNLILRKGETTVGLGSPSQPSSPQPLSPSSLPTQTPSFPTQAPCASSPPRSQPLT; translated from the exons ATGGCTGCCCCTCAGGACCTGGACATCGCTGTGTGGCTGGCCACGGTGCACCTGGAGCAGTATGCAGACGCGTTCCGGCAGCATGGCCTGGCTACAGCGGGtgcagcccagggcctgggcccCGAGGAGCTGAGGCAGTTGGGCATCAGCGCCACAGGGCACCGGAAACGCATTCTGCGCCTGCTGCAGGCTGGCACTGCAGAGGTCTCCCTGGATCCCCGATTGGATAGTGCCATGGAGCCATCACCCAGCCCAGCTCCCCAAGCCCAGCCCACCAAGCCTGTGCCTAAGCCCAGGACAGTATTTGGTGGGCTCAGTGGCTCCACCACCACCCAGAGGCCTGGATTGAGTCCAGCCCTCTGGAGACCAGAAGCATCCAAGAACCCAGAGTCCAGCCCCAGGTCCtctcctgtccccacctcctcctcggAGCAGCCTTCAGCCTTAAATACTATGGAGATGATGCCCAATGCCATCTACTTCGGTCTGGACTTAAGAGGCGGGGCACAGCCAGCTCAGGACAT GGCCCCAGACAGCTCCCAgactgctgcccccacccctgctctcagGCCCACAACGGGCACAG TGCACATCATGGACCCTGGTTGCCTGTACTACGGTGTCCAGCCTGTGGGGGTCTCAGGGGCCCCCGATAGAAGAGAAGTCAGAGGTGTCTGTCAGGACAGGGCTGAACACAG GCTCAGCAGGCAGGATCTGGAGGCACGGGAGGATGCTGGCTATGCCAGCCTTGAGCTGCCCGGGGATTCCAGCCTCTCGCTGCCCACTCTGGACACAGAGACCAATGATGACCTCATTTCACCCTATGCCAGCTTCTCCTCCACGGCCGACCGCCCAACACCCCTGCTCAGTGGCTGGCTAGACAAGCTCTCTCCTCAGGG aaaCTACGTCTTCCAGAGGCGCTTTGTACAGTTCAATGGGAGGAGTCTGATGTACTTTGGCAGTGATAAG GACCCCTTCCCCAAGGGTGTGATCCCTTTGACCGCCATCGAGATGACTCGCAGCAGCAAGGACAACAAGTTCCAGGTCATCACCGGCCAGAGGGTGTTCGTATTCCGCACAGAGAGCGAGG CTCAGCGGGACACGTGGTGCTCCACTCTGCAATCCTGCCTGAAGGAGCAGCGCCTCCTGGGCCATCCTCGGCCCCCGCAGCCGCCCCGACCCCTCCGCACAGGCATGCTGGAGCTGCGTGGGCATAAGGCCAAGGTGTTTGCTGCCTTGAGCCCTGGAGAGCTGGCACTGTACAAGAGTGAGCAG GCCTTCTCTCTGGGCATCGGGATCTGCTTCATTGAGCTGCAAGGCTGCAGTGTCCGGGAGACCAAGAGTCGCAGCTTCGACCTGCTCACGCCCCATCGCTGCTTCAGGTGGGGCCCAGACTGGCAGGAGGCAATGCTGGGGGCAAGACTTTTGAGGGAGACCCTAGGGGTGCAAAGGACTGGAGCCTCTTCTGTAGGTTATCAGTGCATATGCACTGAAAGGAGTCTGGTAAATGGGATCAAGGATGTCAGGAGGGTCCGGGCTGGCCCAGGTATGGCCTGTGGTGGCTCCTGCAGGGGTGTGGGGCAGATGGGGGGTTGTCCATGCCCACGGACTGGCTGTCCACCCCTCAGCTTCACAGCCGAGTCTGGGGGGGCTCGGCAGAGCTGGGCGGCCGCTCTGCAGGAAGCAGTAACCGAGACCCTGTCTGACTACGAGGTGGCTGAGAAGATCTGGTCCAATCGGGCAAACCGGCACTGTGCGGACTGTGGGGCCTCCCGCCCAGACTGGGCCGCTGTCAACCTGGGGGTGGTCATCTGCAAGCAGTGTGCAG GTCAACATCGGGCCCTGGGTTCTGGGATCTCCAAGGTGCAGAGCCTGAAGCTGGACACAAGTGTCTGGAGTAATGAGATAGTGCAG tttttcatCGTCCTGGGAAATGATCGTGCCAACCGCTTCTGGGCAGGGGCACTACCCCCAGGTGAGGGGCTGCATCCAGATACCACCCCTGGCCCTCGGGGAGAGTTCATCTCCCGGAAATACCGGCTAGGTCTCTTCCGGAAGCCCCACCCTCAGTATCCAGATCACAGCCAGCTTCTCCAG GCACTGTGTGCAGCTGTAGCTGGACCCAGTCTGCTGAAGAACATGACCCAGCTCCTGTGTGTGGAGGCCTCTGAGGGCGAGGAGCCCTGGTCCCCCTCAGCCCTCAATGGTAGCTTCCCTGGTCTCCTGCCCCCAG ACTCCTCCCTTGGTGTGTACAACGAGGTGGTGGTGCCTGCCACTTACAGCAGCTTTCTGTACTGTGGTCCCGTCAGCAACAAAGCTGGACCCCCACCCCCTCGCAGGGGCCGAGATG CTCCCCCCCGACTGTGGTGCGTGCTGGGTGCAGCTCTGGAAATGTTTGTGTCAGAAAGCAGCCCTGAACCTCTCAGCCTCATCCAGCCCCAGGATGTTGTATGTTTGGGTGTGAGCCCCCCACCCACTGACCCAAGTGACCTGGACAG GTTTCCCTTTTCCTTTGAGCTTATCCTCACTGGGGGAAGGATCCAGCACTTTGGCACAGATGGAGCTGACAGCCTGGAGGCCTGGACCAGTGCCGTGGGCAAG TGGTTCTCCCCACTGAGCTGTCACCAACTGTTGGGCCCTGGGCTGCTGCGGCTGGGTCGCCTGTGGCTGCGGTCCCCCTCCCATACTGCCCTAGCCCCTGGCCTCTGGCTGTCTGGGTTTGGACTTCTTCGTGGAGACCACCTCTTCCTGTGTCCAGCATCAGGCCCTGGTCCCCCAGCCCCTGAGGACTTGGTGCATCTGCGGCGGCTACAGGAGATCA GTGTTGTCTCAGCAGCTGACAccccagaaaagaaagaacatttggTTCTGGTGGAGACAGGAAG GACCCTCTATCTGCAGGCAGAGGGCCGGCTGGATTTCGCAGCGTGGAACGCGTCCATTGAAGGGGCAGCTGGCGGGGGAGGCACAGGGTTGCAGGAACAGCAGATGAGCCGAGGTGACATCCCCATCATCGTGGATGCCTGCATCAGTTTTGTCACTCAGCATG GGCTCCGGCTGGAGGGCGTGTACCGGAAAGGGGGTGCCCGTGCCCGCAGCCTGCGGCTCCTGGCTGAATTCCGGCGAGATGCCAGGTCAGTGAAGCTCCGACCAGGGGAGCACTTTGTGGAGGATGTCACCGACACGCTCAAACGCTTCTTCCGGGAGCTTGATGACCCCGTGACCTCTGCACGCTTACTGCCTCGCTGGAGGGAGGCTGCAG AGCTGCCCCAGAAGAATCAGCGCCTGGAGAAATACAAAGAAGTGATTGGCTGCCTGCCACGGGTCAACCGCCGCACATTGGCCACCCTCATTGGGCATCTCTATCG GGTACAGAAGTGTGCAGCTCTGAACCAGATGTGCACGCGGAACCTGGCCCTGCTCTTTGCACCCAGCGTGTTCCAGACGGACGGGCGCGGGGAGCACGAGGTGCGGGTGCTGCAGGAACTCATCGACGGCTACATCTCTGTCTTTGAT ATTGACCCTGATCAGGTAGCCCAGATCGACTTGGAGGTCAGTCTTATCACCACCTGGAAGGATGTGCAG CTGTCCCAGGCTGGAGACCTCATCATGGAGGTTTTCATTGAACAGCAGCTCCCAGATAACTGTGTCACCCTGAAG GTGTCCCCGACACTGACTGCCGAGGAGCTGACTAACCAGGTACTGGAGATTCGGGGGACAGCAGCTGGGACGGACTTGTGGGTGACATTTGAGATTCGAGAGCATGGGGAGCTTG AGCGGCCACTGCACCCCAAGGAAAGGGTCCTAGAGCAAGCCCTACAATGGTGCCAGCTCCCAGAGCCCTGCTCAGCCTCCTTACTCTTGAGAAAAGTCTCTCTGGCCCAGGCCGGCTGCCTCTTCACAG GCCTCCGGCGTGAGAGCCCGCGGGTGGGGCTGTTGCGGTGTAGGGAGGAGCCGCCCCGCTTGCTGGGAAACCGCTTCCAGGAGAGGTTCTTTCTGCTGCGTGGCCGCTGCCTGCTGCTGCTCAAGGAGAAGAAG AGCTCTAAACCAGAACGGGAGTGGCCTTTGGAAGGTGCCAAGGTCTACTTGGGAATCCGGAAGAAGTTCAAGCCTCCCACCCC GTGGGGCTTCACGCTGATCCTGGAGAAGATGCACCT CCACCTGTCCTGCACTGACGAGGATGAGATGTGGGACTGGACCACCAGCATCCTCAAGGCCCAG CACGATGACCAGCAGCCAGTGGTATTACGACGCCGTTCCTCCTCTGACCTTGCCCATCAGAAGTTTGGCACCATGCCTTTGCTGCCCATCCGTGGGGATGACAGTGGGGCCACCCTACTTTCTGCTAACCAGACCCTG CCAATGAAGTCATCCCAGGAGTCTGTGGAGGAGCAAGAGGAACTAGAGGAGCCTGTGTATGAGGAGCCAGTGTACGAGGAAGTGGGGGCCTTCCCCGAGTTGACTGAGGACACTTCCACCTCCTTTTCCACCACCAGGGAGCAGACAGCCAAGCCAGAGACCCCCCTCACCAACCAGAGGTCCTTTGATCAACCCCTTCTGACCAAGGCAGGCcccctgggctgggaggagagacCGCCTGAGCCCCCTCCAGGCCCCCCTTCAAAGAACCTCCAGGCACGTGGGTCTCTGGAGGAACAGCTGCTTCAGGAGCTCAGCAACCTCATTCTGAGGAAGGGAGAGACCACCGTAGGCCTGGGCAGCCCCTCTCAGCCCTCCAGCCCCCAACCTTTGAGCCCCAGCAGCCTTCCAACACAGACGCCCAGCTTCCCCACCCAAGCTCCCTGTGCTTCCAGTCCACCCCGCAGCCAGCCCCTCACATGA